From Tachypleus tridentatus isolate NWPU-2018 chromosome 8, ASM421037v1, whole genome shotgun sequence, a single genomic window includes:
- the prel gene encoding preli-like isoform X2 has protein sequence MRTFLFETRGLRDEQRERNHKTYHRNITFVVETEGSRMGKFYEGTNTFRFTWDQVAQAFWARYPNPYSQHVLSEDVFHRYIEDGKLYTKRLLQKTNRLPKWGEKIIGASCRSVFVVEESVVDPKNKIVTTYTRNIGMISLMVVEEKCVYRPSKENLRWTAIVRQAWVSSSVYGFGRAIQAFGVERFKQNANKAIRGYQYVLEHMFQAGTQQETGMPIFVDKDRLRERAKQATQFAKSKTVPIVAQCATNGQ, from the exons ATGAGGACATTTTTATTTGAGACGCGTGGTTTACGTGAT gaacagagagagagaaatcataAGACATACCATCGAAACATAACATTTGTAGTAG agACAGAAGGTTCCAGAATGGGAAAATTTTACGAAGGTACAAATACTTTCAGGTTTACGTGGGACCAGGTAGCCCAGGCTTTTTGGGCAAGATATCCAAACCCGTATAG tcAACATGTTTTGAGTGAGGATGTGTTTCACCGTTATATAGAAGATGGCAAGTTGTACACAAAACGGCTCTTGCAAAAAACCAACAGACTTCCAAAATGGGGAGAAAAAATTATTGGAGCTTCATGCAGATCTGTGTTTGTTGTTGAAGAATCTGTTGTTGAtcctaaaaacaaaatagttacaACTTACACAAGAAATattggaatgatttctcttatg GTGGTGGAAGAGAAATGTGTGTACAGACCCTCAAAAGAAAACTTAAGGTGGACGGCCATAGTTCGTCAAGCTTGGGTGAGTTCTTCCGTCTATGGGTTTGGACGAGCAATTCAGGCCTTTGGTGTGGAGAGATTCAAGCAGAATGCCAACAAAGCAATCCGTGGCTATCAGTATGTCTTGGAGCACATGTTCCAGGCTGGTACTCAACAGGAAACAGGCATGCCCATATTTGTTGACAAAGACAGGCTTCGGGAAAGAGCGAAACAAGCAACTCAATTTGCCAAATCTAAAACTGTTCCTATTGTAGCTCAATGTGCCACTAATGGCCAGTGA
- the prel gene encoding preli-like isoform X1, translating into MISTWRGPCTEYKEQRERNHKTYHRNITFVVETEGSRMGKFYEGTNTFRFTWDQVAQAFWARYPNPYSQHVLSEDVFHRYIEDGKLYTKRLLQKTNRLPKWGEKIIGASCRSVFVVEESVVDPKNKIVTTYTRNIGMISLMVVEEKCVYRPSKENLRWTAIVRQAWVSSSVYGFGRAIQAFGVERFKQNANKAIRGYQYVLEHMFQAGTQQETGMPIFVDKDRLRERAKQATQFAKSKTVPIVAQCATNGQ; encoded by the exons AT GATTTCCACGTGGAGGGGCCCATGCACAGAATATAAG gaacagagagagagaaatcataAGACATACCATCGAAACATAACATTTGTAGTAG agACAGAAGGTTCCAGAATGGGAAAATTTTACGAAGGTACAAATACTTTCAGGTTTACGTGGGACCAGGTAGCCCAGGCTTTTTGGGCAAGATATCCAAACCCGTATAG tcAACATGTTTTGAGTGAGGATGTGTTTCACCGTTATATAGAAGATGGCAAGTTGTACACAAAACGGCTCTTGCAAAAAACCAACAGACTTCCAAAATGGGGAGAAAAAATTATTGGAGCTTCATGCAGATCTGTGTTTGTTGTTGAAGAATCTGTTGTTGAtcctaaaaacaaaatagttacaACTTACACAAGAAATattggaatgatttctcttatg GTGGTGGAAGAGAAATGTGTGTACAGACCCTCAAAAGAAAACTTAAGGTGGACGGCCATAGTTCGTCAAGCTTGGGTGAGTTCTTCCGTCTATGGGTTTGGACGAGCAATTCAGGCCTTTGGTGTGGAGAGATTCAAGCAGAATGCCAACAAAGCAATCCGTGGCTATCAGTATGTCTTGGAGCACATGTTCCAGGCTGGTACTCAACAGGAAACAGGCATGCCCATATTTGTTGACAAAGACAGGCTTCGGGAAAGAGCGAAACAAGCAACTCAATTTGCCAAATCTAAAACTGTTCCTATTGTAGCTCAATGTGCCACTAATGGCCAGTGA
- the prel gene encoding preli-like isoform X3, which yields MGKFYEGTNTFRFTWDQVAQAFWARYPNPYSQHVLSEDVFHRYIEDGKLYTKRLLQKTNRLPKWGEKIIGASCRSVFVVEESVVDPKNKIVTTYTRNIGMISLMVVEEKCVYRPSKENLRWTAIVRQAWVSSSVYGFGRAIQAFGVERFKQNANKAIRGYQYVLEHMFQAGTQQETGMPIFVDKDRLRERAKQATQFAKSKTVPIVAQCATNGQ from the exons ATGGGAAAATTTTACGAAGGTACAAATACTTTCAGGTTTACGTGGGACCAGGTAGCCCAGGCTTTTTGGGCAAGATATCCAAACCCGTATAG tcAACATGTTTTGAGTGAGGATGTGTTTCACCGTTATATAGAAGATGGCAAGTTGTACACAAAACGGCTCTTGCAAAAAACCAACAGACTTCCAAAATGGGGAGAAAAAATTATTGGAGCTTCATGCAGATCTGTGTTTGTTGTTGAAGAATCTGTTGTTGAtcctaaaaacaaaatagttacaACTTACACAAGAAATattggaatgatttctcttatg GTGGTGGAAGAGAAATGTGTGTACAGACCCTCAAAAGAAAACTTAAGGTGGACGGCCATAGTTCGTCAAGCTTGGGTGAGTTCTTCCGTCTATGGGTTTGGACGAGCAATTCAGGCCTTTGGTGTGGAGAGATTCAAGCAGAATGCCAACAAAGCAATCCGTGGCTATCAGTATGTCTTGGAGCACATGTTCCAGGCTGGTACTCAACAGGAAACAGGCATGCCCATATTTGTTGACAAAGACAGGCTTCGGGAAAGAGCGAAACAAGCAACTCAATTTGCCAAATCTAAAACTGTTCCTATTGTAGCTCAATGTGCCACTAATGGCCAGTGA